A genomic window from Microbacterium sp. ET2 includes:
- a CDS encoding fumarylacetoacetate hydrolase family protein, whose amino-acid sequence MRFAHVTSSDHARPRLVLVPGDDEAVFVDELFPGAPATLQALVEGGEKLLEAVAEAADDAPRHPLSPFGFASAVLSPPAILAVGLNYAAHSGELGLKTDATPTVFVLWPNSLTGHEGTTSWPRRLSESVDYEAELGVIIGRPAKDVSVEAALDHVWGYTVVNDITARDIQFSEAQWSRCKSFDGFTPTGPFVVTADEVPDPQDLHIWTVLDGRTLQDASTGQMVRSVATLITSLSQSATLLPGTLISTGSPGGAGYSRDPQVFLRDHSTVTVGIDGIGELTTHCRILD is encoded by the coding sequence ATGCGCTTCGCCCACGTGACCTCGTCGGACCATGCGCGGCCCCGCCTCGTTCTCGTCCCCGGCGACGATGAGGCCGTCTTCGTCGATGAGCTCTTCCCCGGAGCGCCCGCCACACTGCAGGCGCTGGTCGAGGGCGGCGAAAAACTGCTCGAGGCCGTCGCGGAGGCCGCGGACGACGCGCCGCGGCACCCTCTCTCCCCCTTCGGGTTCGCCTCGGCCGTCCTGAGTCCCCCGGCCATCCTCGCGGTGGGCCTGAACTACGCCGCCCACTCGGGCGAGCTCGGGCTGAAGACGGATGCGACGCCGACGGTGTTCGTACTGTGGCCGAACTCTCTCACCGGTCACGAAGGCACGACATCGTGGCCCCGCCGCCTCAGCGAATCGGTCGACTACGAGGCCGAGCTCGGAGTGATCATCGGACGTCCCGCCAAGGACGTCTCCGTCGAGGCCGCGCTCGATCACGTGTGGGGGTACACCGTCGTCAACGACATCACCGCTCGCGACATCCAGTTCTCCGAAGCGCAGTGGTCACGGTGCAAGTCGTTCGACGGCTTCACCCCGACCGGTCCGTTCGTGGTGACCGCCGATGAGGTGCCCGACCCGCAGGACCTGCACATCTGGACCGTGCTGGACGGTCGCACCCTGCAGGACGCGTCGACCGGGCAGATGGTGCGGTCGGTCGCCACTCTCATCACCTCGCTGTCGCAGTCGGCCACCCTCCTGCCCGGCACCCTGATCTCCACCGGCAGCCCGGGCGGGGCGGGGTACTCCCGAGACCCTCAGGTCTTCCTCCGCGACCACTCGACGGTGACCGTCGGGATCGACGGCATCGGCGAGCTCACCACGCACTGCCGCATCCTGGACTGA
- a CDS encoding aspartate ammonia-lyase: MAPDATTRTRTESDSLGSLEIPADAYWGIHTARALENFPVSKRPISVYRDLVRALAMVKQASARANRDIGVLDAMKADLIDRAAQLVIDGQYHDQFVVGVVQGGAGTSTNMNANEVITNIALELAGRQKGDYAFLSPIDDTNRSQSTNDVYPTAVKVGLSLDLKTLLDELDLLRHSFLAKAREFHDVLKVGRTQLQDAVPMTLGQEFHGFATTLGEDYNRLTENAYLLYEINMGATAIGTGITASPGYSTAVLAHLRSITGLDLELATDLVESTSDTGAFMSFSASLKRNAIKLSKICNDLRLLSSGPQAGFGEINLPPRQAGSSIMPGKVNPVIPEVVNQVAFAVAGADLTVTMAVEAGQLQLNAFEPIIAHSIFQSITWMRRGMHTLRVNCIDGITANRERLGAMVGTSVGVVTALTPFIGYAAAAALAKTALLTGHNIADLVVEAGLMSREEVAKQLSPARLSGLEATTAAIPLILPAENLVAESAD; the protein is encoded by the coding sequence ATGGCTCCGGACGCAACGACGCGCACCCGCACCGAATCGGATTCGCTGGGATCCCTGGAGATTCCCGCAGACGCCTACTGGGGCATCCACACCGCGCGGGCGCTGGAGAACTTCCCGGTCAGCAAGCGCCCCATCTCGGTGTACCGAGACCTGGTGCGGGCCCTCGCGATGGTCAAGCAGGCCTCGGCGCGGGCGAACCGAGACATCGGCGTCCTCGACGCGATGAAGGCCGACCTCATCGATCGCGCCGCGCAGCTGGTCATCGACGGTCAGTACCACGATCAATTCGTCGTCGGCGTGGTGCAGGGCGGTGCCGGCACCTCGACGAACATGAACGCCAACGAGGTCATCACCAACATCGCCCTCGAACTCGCCGGAAGGCAGAAGGGCGATTACGCGTTCCTGTCGCCGATCGACGACACCAACCGCAGCCAGTCCACGAACGACGTCTATCCCACGGCGGTCAAGGTGGGTCTGAGCCTGGATCTGAAGACGCTCCTGGACGAGCTCGACCTGCTCCGGCACTCGTTCCTGGCGAAGGCGCGAGAATTCCACGACGTCCTCAAGGTCGGTCGCACGCAGCTGCAGGACGCCGTGCCGATGACACTGGGACAGGAGTTCCACGGCTTCGCCACCACACTCGGCGAGGACTACAACCGGCTCACCGAGAACGCCTACCTCCTCTACGAGATCAACATGGGTGCGACGGCCATCGGCACCGGCATCACCGCCTCGCCCGGTTACAGCACCGCGGTGCTCGCTCACCTGCGGTCGATCACGGGTCTGGACCTGGAGCTGGCCACCGACCTGGTCGAGTCCACCAGCGACACCGGCGCGTTCATGTCGTTCTCCGCCTCGCTGAAGCGCAACGCGATCAAACTCTCCAAGATCTGCAACGATCTGCGCCTTCTCTCCTCCGGCCCGCAGGCAGGATTCGGTGAGATCAACCTCCCGCCCCGCCAGGCGGGCTCCAGCATCATGCCGGGGAAGGTGAACCCCGTGATCCCCGAAGTGGTCAACCAGGTGGCCTTCGCGGTGGCGGGAGCCGACCTCACCGTGACGATGGCGGTCGAGGCAGGTCAGCTGCAGCTGAACGCCTTCGAGCCGATCATCGCGCACTCGATCTTCCAGTCGATCACCTGGATGCGTCGCGGAATGCACACGCTGCGCGTGAACTGCATCGACGGCATCACCGCCAATCGAGAGCGACTGGGTGCCATGGTCGGCACCTCCGTCGGAGTCGTCACGGCCCTCACGCCCTTCATCGGCTATGCCGCCGCCGCCGCGCTGGCGAAGACCGCGCTGCTGACGGGCCACAACATCGCCGACCTCGTCGTGGAGGCGGGGCTGATGTCGCGCGAGGAGGTCGCCAAGCAGCTCTCGCCCGCACGACTGTCGGGACTGGAGGCGACCACGGCCGCGATCCCGCTCATCCTGCCGGCTGAGAACCTCGTCGCGGAGTCCGCAGATTGA
- a CDS encoding phosphodiesterase — MDAASLRFGQYPPPERTLLHLSDTHLLAGGALHGPGIDTEEHLAVTLRLIERMRPRPDALVVTGDLTDLGEPDAYRRLRELVEPVAAALGAPVVWVAGNHDERPAMRRHLLDEEPSEAPLDRVWDLDGLRIVGIDTTVPGWHHGDLDDAQLAWLSDVLTAPAPLGTILAMHHPPIPSPLPLFDILELRDQSRLARVLEGTDVRAILAGHLHYSTSATFAGIPVSVASSTCYGMNLGLPALEVNGFDAGQSFHVVRVYPTTITHDVVPVVDAPTGDYFTPEWAERMARLSPEARLEAFSRKRR, encoded by the coding sequence ATGGACGCGGCATCCCTCCGATTCGGACAGTACCCCCCGCCCGAACGCACGCTCCTGCACCTGAGCGACACCCATCTGCTGGCGGGCGGAGCTCTGCACGGGCCGGGGATCGACACCGAGGAGCATCTCGCGGTGACGCTCCGACTGATCGAGCGGATGCGCCCGCGACCGGACGCCCTCGTCGTCACCGGCGACCTGACCGACCTTGGAGAGCCTGATGCGTACCGGCGTCTGCGCGAGCTGGTCGAGCCGGTGGCCGCGGCACTGGGCGCCCCCGTCGTCTGGGTGGCGGGGAACCACGACGAACGCCCGGCGATGCGCCGACACCTGCTCGACGAAGAGCCGAGCGAGGCGCCTCTCGACCGGGTGTGGGACCTCGACGGCCTCCGTATCGTCGGCATCGACACCACGGTGCCCGGCTGGCACCACGGCGATCTGGACGACGCTCAGCTGGCGTGGTTGTCCGACGTGCTGACGGCGCCGGCGCCCCTCGGCACCATCCTCGCCATGCATCACCCCCCGATCCCCTCGCCGCTCCCGCTGTTCGACATCCTCGAATTGCGCGACCAGAGCCGCCTCGCCCGCGTGCTCGAGGGGACGGATGTCCGCGCGATCCTCGCCGGCCACCTGCACTACTCCACCAGCGCGACGTTCGCGGGAATCCCCGTCTCGGTCGCGTCGTCGACGTGCTACGGAATGAACCTCGGCCTCCCGGCGCTGGAGGTCAACGGCTTCGACGCCGGGCAGTCGTTCCACGTCGTCCGCGTGTACCCGACGACGATCACGCACGACGTCGTCCCCGTCGTGGACGCTCCGACGGGGGACTACTTCACACCGGAGTGGGCAGAGCGGATGGCGCGTCTGAGCCCGGAGGCCAGACTCGAGGCCTTCTCGCGCAAGCGGCGCTGA
- a CDS encoding DUF4190 domain-containing protein, which yields MTDPQNPSAVPPSAPQNPPAYSSAPPPAYNSQPAPGAPVPGKTLGIVAFVLSFFAQLIALILGIVALVQSRKAGVKNGWALAAIIISAVLMVIGIIVGILVVTAIVGGLAAACAELGPGVHTLEGGGTITCN from the coding sequence GTGACCGATCCGCAGAATCCGAGCGCCGTTCCGCCGAGCGCTCCGCAGAACCCGCCCGCCTACAGTTCCGCGCCTCCGCCCGCGTACAACTCCCAGCCCGCGCCGGGCGCGCCCGTTCCCGGCAAGACCCTGGGCATCGTGGCGTTCGTGCTGTCGTTCTTCGCACAGCTGATCGCCCTGATCCTCGGCATCGTCGCTCTCGTGCAGAGCCGCAAGGCCGGGGTCAAGAACGGATGGGCGCTGGCGGCCATCATCATCAGCGCGGTGCTGATGGTGATCGGCATCATCGTCGGCATCCTCGTCGTCACCGCAATCGTCGGTGGCCTCGCCGCCGCGTGTGCCGAACTCGGCCCGGGCGTCCACACCCTGGAGGGTGGCGGCACCATCACCTGCAACTGA